The window AGGTCAGTGCCCGGAACAGAGTGGGTGCTCAGTAGATGGTGTCGACGAGATGGGCCAGGCCACAGGGGACTAGTGGGCCAGGCCCCCCAGGGCATCCCGGTCCCCAGGGCCCCGTGCCCAGCCCCACCGGTCAGGCCCAGTCCTGCTCTCCGCCTCTGTGCGCCTCGCCCTCGGTGTCTCTGCAGCCCGGGCCGTCCCCACGGGGGGCTCTGTGGCCCACGTAGGAGCAGTCCCCGAGCTGGGGCACAGCCCGGGGACAGCGGGGGCCCCTCCTGCGCCGGGGACAGCAGCGCAGCCCCCCAGGCCGGCAGCGGCAGTGAGCCTGGGCGGCCCACACGTAGGCGCCCACGGGCAGGGCGAGCAGCGCGGCGCTCAGCACCACGGCCACGTGCAGGAGGCGCTCCCGCGCGGCCAGCTCGCCCTGCGCCCGGCCCGTCACGAAGACCACACAGCGGCCCCTGCGGGCGGGCTGGCCCTCCAGGCTGAGGCACGCCTCGTACTTTGTGCTGGGCTGCAGGTCCTCCAGCCCGTACGTGTTCACCCCAGGGCCGATGTGCACCACCTCGGGCCTGAGCGTTGCATCGGACGCGATGTAGAGGGTGAACCACGGGTCCCGGGGGCCGTCAGCCACCACAAACCACTCCAGCAAAATCCCGTGCACCGTCTGCCTGACCACCCGCAGGTCGATGTAGGCCTCGCCCTCCGAGGGCAAAGGAGGGGcgcgggcaggggccggggccctggTGGGCTGCACGTGGAGGGCGATGACCAGCGCGCTCCGGCCCATAGAGTTGGAGGCCACACAGGTGTAATTGCCTCTGTCCACCAGGTGGGCTGCAGGTATGACCAGTTCGGACAGGGCAGTGTCTTCTGCAGCCGACGAAGTCAACACTGGGTGGAGAGAGAGCGAAAGGGCTCTGAAGGGAACATCCCTGCTAGAAAGCTGGACGGCGCCCAGCAACACCcgttctttgcttttttcctgagCTGGAGGTGACTGCCTACCAAGCTTACGTTCCTGGTATTGGCCTCTCAGCAACCCTATAAGGTAAGTACCCCCTTTTTACTCATAACAAGTTGAGGACTGGAGTGATTCAGCAACCTGCCCATAGAGACACGTGCTCAGAGGCAGTGGCCGTCCTGGAACCTCATTCTTCTGCCTACGAAGACCACACTTCCAGCTCCACTCGCTGCTCCAACCAAACCACCAGAAGCCTCGCTAAGCTAACAGCATGGCTGGGGACAGATCTCTAGCAACCATAGGATGTTGTGAGCTTCGAGAATCACCTTCctgggggctcctgagtggctcagtgggttagcattcaactcttggttttagctcaggccgtgatctcggggtcatgagatcaagccccaagctgggctccatgctcggcagggagtctgcttctctccctctctccccctcttttgcttcccctctctccactcaAGTGcacgtgctcactctctctaaataaaaataaataaatctttaaaaaattgtttaaaagaatTGCCTTTTTAGCTCCCAGGTGCAGAAAGGCTCAGAGCCTTGAGCCAAATGCCTGGATTCTATCCCTTACTAAGAGTATGGTGCTGAACCAGTTGCTTAGATTCTCCTGGCCTCgatttcttcatcagtaaaatgggatgataatagTTTAAGTTTGTTAGTAAGCACTCAGTGTAAGCTGTTGTCATTACTGAGAGAATAATATAACACGGTACCAAAGGCACTGACTACAGACCATTAAAAAAGACACCTGCCTGCATCTCACTGTTCTTCAAGATGCTACGATAATAAATCCTACATTTCTCCTTCATTAGTATTTAATCTCAACCCAATAAGATGTGATTAAAATGATAGGAAAAACTCAACAGTTCAGTTccttaggtatttttttaatcttccagcGGCTCATCACCATGCATAACAAATATCTGGGTAACTGTATTTCTCAAGCTTTACTCAGATAGGTCTAGCTGTCTTCTAGACAACTTTAAGATATCCCAAGGGAGACCATCCCTGTCCCAACCCTGCAGGGTAACATTAAAGGGGATTCCAGCTGAGGTATGAAAGCACACCATAGAGTTTCAGGACATGAGAGGCGGGTCTGAATCCCAGTGATGGGGCCCGTGGAGGTCACTTCCTCACCTGGGTCCCAGGATTACAACTTCAAGCCAGTAAGGTCTGAACAACAGAGTGGTGGGAAGTGTAAAATTCAGTCAACGTCTAGGAATTCCCAACCTTGCCCAATGGTAAGAATTActtggggaaaggaggaggggagaagggagaacaCTTGTTAATAGGCATTAATCTCAGGCCCACCCCTGGGCACAGGAAATCTGAATCTCCAAGGCAGGAGCCTGGAGATTTTATTTCAAACAAGTACCCCGGTTGGGTCTGCTCCAGCAATTTTAGGCAATCAATAATAGGTAATCTCTAGAATCAGTCCTGGTCAGAAATTCTATGACTTAagaacatacagtgtagtattttGCATCTAGAACACTCTTAAGGAATCTATCtgttcatatataatttataacatttatacaATATGTTAAGTCTACTATaatatatagttacatatatataaattatatataatataatttatatattatatattatattatatataatataatttatatataattatatattttatatatatgtatatcccaTAGAGGTCTGTATGCAACATTTAAAATCATTCCAGATGGTGGAACACTGTCTTGGAAACTTCCCCGTTGTGGTGGGTATAATTCAGGCCAAGCTCAATCTTACCCGCCCCCTCACTTCACAATTGACCCAGTTTAGAACCTCTCTATTGAGGAGAGAGTTGCTGTGGACCTCACCATTTCCCCCAGATACACTGAGAGGGCGCACGTGGCTTACCATCAAATTCCCTCCACATGCTCAGGGGATAAGTCCATGCAATGGTTGGTGAAGGGCTGGCCTGTGCCAGACATCTCAGGGTCACATTATGTCCCATCTGGACGGTGACACTGGCACTGGGGGTTGAGATCTGCGGCTTCCTACAAGCACTGAGCTCAGTTTTGTGAAAAAGCTGCCCAGCCTTGGAGAGAGGGCGTTGGCACATCAGGTAGGAATTCACCAGGATGACCGGGATGCTGATGGAATTCACAAATTGGACAAATCCCCTCAGGCGACAGTCACATAGCCAGGGATTGTTGTGCAGTGCCAGCACCAGGATGGGGACAGTCTTGGCTCCACAGCCAGGCTGCCGTTGTTTCCGGTAGGCCAGCCAGTTCAAGAAGACACTCTTGGACACAACCGTAAGCCTATTGGAGGATAGGTCAAGGTAGGTCAGGTTGACCAAGAACTGAAGCGCTAGCTCGGGAAGTGCATCAATCCTGTTGTGCTTGAGATCCAACACCCTCAGAAGAGGGGTGGCTTGGAATGCTGTCCATGGTACTGAGCGGAGCTTGTTCCCCTCCAGTCTCAGCTCTTTTAGTTCTGACAGGtgctccagggctcccaggtgTATCACAGTGATGTTGTTAAAATTAAGCCAAAGGTGTTCCAAAGTGCTCATGTTGATGAAGGACCCTCGAGGTAGTTCATATAAGGGCGAATTTTCAATCCTCAACTGCTTTAACTCTTCAAGAAGGTTCCTTGGGATCTTTCCCAAAGAGATAGACATACACTGCAGAGTCCTGTACAAGAAACCACAAACGCTTTAAGATGAACgtcagtggggcgcctgggtggatcagtcagttaagccactgactcttgattatgctcaggtaatgatctcagggtcctgagatggagccccgcattgagctcccagctcagcggggagtccgcttcACCTCTGTCTCACACTCTGCCCCTCGTCCCAcccatgcattctctctctctctcaaataaataaataaatattttcaaaaaatataaacatcagAGAAGTGAGATTAGGTTTATTCTGGCATTAGAGGtatgagttaaaagaaaaaatatacgtTATTCACTTGAAATAAGAGACCCATATGGGTGAAAGTGCACAGTTCTCCAAAGTTCAGAGCCAACTAGAGATTTCACTGACTTCCTGCCACAtctaggcctggtcccactccaCATCATCCCCAAAGAGAGCCCATCCCCTACAACCCCCTGGCATCTTGTTAGCACAGCGCACCTGCCGAAACTGTCCTCTGAGCAGGTACATCCTGGCTGACAGGATGGCTGAGCGGCATTTGAATCCAGAAAGACCAGGACTAGCAGGAAATAGTGAGAAACTGAAGCCATACTGCTCTGCAAGAAACTACCTTGCAAGTTTTCAGTAAGTGTAGTCTAGGCTTTTGAGTGGCAAATCCTATTACTGGTAATCCGTGGTGATGCAGGTCAGCACAGCAGTGGCAAAGCCCCTGTATGCTCTGTTATGGCCTAGATCACAAGCTCAACAGAACCCATGAGGAAGGAGCTATATCTCTTAACTAAGGTCACAAAATTCACCCTTTGTCTGGTTCTTGAGTCTAGAAAGCAAACTCTAAGCCAGTTCTCCTACTCAGGACTGATACCACCTTCCCTCAGTTTCTTACAGAATGATCTGAGAAACAAGCAGGTAATACTATCCTGAACACAACGGTTGGGGTTATTTGGCCAGAATCCATCTAATACTTCATCTACACAGTTGACTCCTGAAagctagaattttctttctttccttttttttttttaaagattttatttatttattcatgagagacactcagaggcagagacacaggcagggggagaagcaggttccctgcagggagcccccaatgtgggactcgatcccacaactccaggatcatcccttcagctgaaagcagacactcgaccgctgagccccccaggcgtccctgaaagcTAGGATTTTCACCCACTCTCTAGAAGTGAATGCAGATTGGGGGGTAACGAGATGTGACCACTTGCATCACTGGCTTTCTCCGATGCCTCATGTGATGGATTCACTCCTGTACTGCACTAGACGGCTACCTCTGCCACTTGGATGAGCGGGGTTAGAGAAGCATCATAGTACAGAGGTTTTCTGCATAAGTTAAAGTGTGTTTCTTATCCTGGATCTCACAACTTGCCCTGAATGCTGTGTATTTCACATGATAAAAATGAAGGACTTATGTTTTATGTGATTTGGGGTACTTATTCAACAAATTATTTATTGGCCATCTACTCTAAGCCACACACTTTCTAGGTGCAAGGAATC is drawn from Vulpes vulpes isolate BD-2025 chromosome 4, VulVul3, whole genome shotgun sequence and contains these coding sequences:
- the LRIT2 gene encoding leucine-rich repeat, immunoglobulin-like domain and transmembrane domain-containing protein 2, with amino-acid sequence MASVSHYFLLVLVFLDSNAAQPSCQPGCTCSEDSFGRTLQCMSISLGKIPRNLLEELKQLRIENSPLYELPRGSFINMSTLEHLWLNFNNITVIHLGALEHLSELKELRLEGNKLRSVPWTAFQATPLLRVLDLKHNRIDALPELALQFLVNLTYLDLSSNRLTVVSKSVFLNWLAYRKQRQPGCGAKTVPILVLALHNNPWLCDCRLRGFVQFVNSISIPVILVNSYLMCQRPLSKAGQLFHKTELSACRKPQISTPSASVTVQMGHNVTLRCLAQASPSPTIAWTYPLSMWREFDGKALSLSLHPVLTSSAAEDTALSELVIPAAHLVDRGNYTCVASNSMGRSALVIALHVQPTRAPAPARAPPLPSEGEAYIDLRVVRQTVHGILLEWFVVADGPRDPWFTLYIASDATLRPEVVHIGPGVNTYGLEDLQPSTKYEACLSLEGQPARRGRCVVFVTGRAQGELAARERLLHVAVVLSAALLALPVGAYVWAAQAHCRCRPGGLRCCPRRRRGPRCPRAVPQLGDCSYVGHRAPRGDGPGCRDTEGEAHRGGEQDWA